The following coding sequences lie in one Candidatus Nitrospira nitrificans genomic window:
- a CDS encoding HD domain-containing protein, translated as MESADRLNAPYDGSALIADPIHKYVTFTVPYAQPDPHEHTEKDLIDSPWVQRLRAIYQLQSARWVYPSAEHTRFVHSLGTMHVAGQFARHLYPFLKKVVKDVPSPNFVEEFLRVTALVHDIGHGPFCHFFDDNFLHAHGLTHERLGQIIIREHLAPLIRKIRRSPSGPFAKGEELNPDQIAHLILKEKGKDNSRLPRWLNMLQPVISGSYTGDNLDYVLRDSYMCGVAVGPVDLTRLIHYTIVTEKGFTIHKTGLPSLQMFLNTRMYLYSNVYFHRTTRAIDIHLRDIFGQTMQLLSPMDPRKNMDRYRTLTDWSLLEEVRGWTQSRHKARRQLGQEWARILGRDIKWKMAYSTTLKEKGQERGMAFPSQRHFEQQITKELPSGLRRLPFRVDMALLDPRPDPKDRRGNPLYVYDPGTGQVSTEPLEECLDLLPTRLIQFRIYSPDHHHDAALSQAAATVLNKTPTSLESNY; from the coding sequence ATGGAATCAGCAGACCGACTGAACGCTCCATATGACGGCTCGGCGCTCATCGCCGATCCCATCCACAAATACGTCACCTTCACCGTCCCCTATGCCCAGCCTGATCCGCATGAACACACCGAGAAAGACCTGATCGACTCGCCCTGGGTTCAGCGGCTGCGGGCCATCTACCAACTACAGAGTGCTCGCTGGGTCTATCCCTCCGCGGAACATACCCGGTTCGTGCATTCACTTGGAACGATGCACGTCGCGGGGCAGTTTGCGCGACACCTGTACCCATTCCTGAAGAAAGTCGTGAAGGATGTGCCCTCTCCAAATTTCGTCGAAGAGTTTCTACGTGTCACAGCCTTGGTCCACGACATCGGACACGGACCGTTTTGCCATTTCTTCGACGACAATTTTCTCCATGCCCATGGCCTCACCCATGAACGGCTGGGCCAGATCATCATCCGGGAACATTTGGCTCCCCTCATCAGGAAAATCCGCCGAAGTCCGTCCGGCCCCTTTGCGAAAGGGGAAGAACTGAATCCGGACCAAATCGCTCATTTGATCCTCAAGGAAAAAGGCAAGGATAATTCCCGCCTCCCTCGATGGTTGAACATGCTGCAGCCCGTGATCTCCGGAAGTTACACCGGAGATAATCTGGACTATGTCTTGAGGGACTCGTATATGTGCGGCGTGGCGGTCGGCCCGGTCGATCTGACACGGTTGATTCATTACACGATCGTGACAGAAAAAGGATTCACCATTCACAAGACAGGACTTCCATCCCTCCAAATGTTCCTGAACACCAGGATGTACCTCTACTCCAACGTCTACTTCCATCGCACCACCAGGGCGATCGACATCCATCTGCGGGACATCTTCGGCCAGACGATGCAGCTGCTCTCTCCCATGGATCCGCGTAAGAATATGGATCGGTATCGCACCCTGACCGATTGGTCGCTCTTGGAAGAAGTCCGAGGATGGACCCAGTCCCGCCACAAAGCCCGCCGGCAGTTAGGACAGGAGTGGGCACGGATCTTGGGCCGAGATATCAAATGGAAAATGGCCTACAGCACGACGTTGAAAGAAAAAGGACAGGAACGCGGCATGGCATTTCCCAGCCAGCGGCATTTTGAGCAGCAAATTACCAAAGAGCTGCCGTCCGGCTTGAGGCGGCTGCCGTTTCGCGTGGACATGGCCCTGTTGGACCCACGGCCCGACCCCAAAGACCGCCGTGGAAATCCTCTCTACGTGTACGACCCCGGAACCGGTCAGGTTTCGACCGAGCCGCTGGAAGAATGCTTAGATCTTCTGCCCACAAGACTCATCCAGTTTCGAATCTATTCTCCCGACCACCACCACGACGCCGCTCTCTCGCAAGCTGCCGCGACTGTCCTCAATAAAACCCCGACCAGCCTCGAATCCAATTACTGA
- a CDS encoding DUF2062 domain-containing protein: MADTSHQPSSQRSRSFRALLRQVLHLQESPQRTALAFALGVFIAFSPAYGLHTALVVLCTWLFGLNFLALLTGALVNNPWTVIPILGATYWTGALLLGRTDQPTFDWQDMSFSGIYQQVLPYAVPFMLGGLVLSVLGALLSYPAAYMFFQKYRAPTKSTTEPLPPSNGVG, from the coding sequence ATGGCCGACACCAGTCACCAGCCCTCCTCTCAGCGGAGTCGATCATTCCGGGCACTCTTGCGCCAAGTCCTCCATTTACAGGAGTCACCACAACGCACCGCGTTGGCCTTCGCGCTGGGCGTCTTCATCGCGTTTTCCCCGGCCTATGGCCTGCATACCGCGTTGGTGGTGCTGTGCACCTGGCTATTCGGGCTCAATTTCTTGGCCTTGCTCACCGGTGCTTTGGTCAATAATCCCTGGACGGTCATTCCGATCTTAGGCGCAACCTACTGGACCGGCGCGCTTTTACTCGGACGTACGGATCAACCGACCTTCGACTGGCAGGATATGAGTTTCAGCGGCATCTATCAGCAAGTCCTTCCCTACGCTGTTCCCTTCATGCTCGGAGGACTTGTTCTCAGTGTGCTTGGAGCCCTGTTATCCTATCCGGCCGCCTACATGTTTTTCCAAAAATATCGTGCCCCCACCAAATCCACGACCGAGCCGTTGCCGCCCTCCAACGGGGTGGGCTAA
- the thiL gene encoding thiamine-phosphate kinase produces MARRQASPPLREFSLIRTLDRRFSRRAPGLVQGIGDDAAVIATSSPTWWHLTTDLLAEGIHFDMKSATPESVGYRAAMANLSDIAAMGAVPRYLLISLAIPKTWTRSHIHKLYTGLMKACRPYGVALVGGDTSASKTGLFLSITLVGATNKRRALFRHGAKAGDLIYVSGTLGDSLAGLTLSMGHTGSGPSSKRKSVFSRAHRAFLLRRHFLPTARVAEGRWLNEKRFASAAIDLSDGLSGDLYRLCEESRVGAEVELDQIPISPACRGYARAMGVSPIRLALTGGEDYELLFTTPPLNREKMERQARSCGYRITRIGTIRAQRFGIQMTADGRTQPLPATSYEHFR; encoded by the coding sequence GTGGCCCGCCGTCAGGCCAGCCCTCCCCTTCGAGAATTTTCGCTCATCCGAACGCTCGATCGTCGGTTTTCCCGGCGCGCGCCAGGGCTCGTCCAAGGCATCGGCGACGACGCCGCCGTGATTGCGACCTCCTCGCCCACGTGGTGGCACCTCACGACGGACTTGCTTGCCGAAGGCATTCATTTTGACATGAAGTCAGCGACCCCTGAGTCCGTCGGATACCGGGCAGCCATGGCCAACCTCAGCGATATTGCCGCCATGGGAGCCGTCCCCCGTTATCTCCTCATCTCACTCGCCATCCCGAAAACATGGACGCGGTCGCACATCCACAAACTCTACACCGGCTTGATGAAGGCCTGCCGCCCGTATGGCGTGGCACTCGTCGGTGGGGATACCTCGGCGTCCAAGACCGGACTTTTTCTCAGCATCACGCTGGTCGGCGCGACGAACAAGCGCCGGGCCCTGTTTCGACACGGCGCCAAAGCGGGAGATCTCATTTACGTTTCGGGAACGCTCGGAGACTCCCTCGCAGGCCTCACGCTCTCGATGGGCCACACAGGCTCAGGCCCGTCAAGCAAAAGAAAATCCGTGTTCTCACGCGCTCATCGAGCGTTTCTGCTCCGCCGCCACTTTCTCCCGACCGCGAGGGTCGCCGAAGGCCGGTGGCTCAACGAGAAACGATTCGCCTCCGCCGCCATCGATCTGTCCGACGGCCTCTCCGGAGATCTTTACCGTCTGTGCGAAGAGAGCCGAGTCGGCGCGGAGGTAGAACTCGATCAGATTCCGATTTCACCGGCCTGCCGAGGCTATGCCCGGGCGATGGGAGTCTCGCCGATTCGACTCGCGCTCACCGGCGGTGAAGACTATGAGCTTCTGTTCACCACGCCGCCGCTCAACCGTGAGAAGATGGAGCGGCAAGCACGATCATGCGGCTATCGCATAACCCGTATCGGAACGATTCGCGCGCAACGATTCGGGATTCAGATGACGGCCGACGGTCGGACACAGCCTCTGCCGGCCACAAGTTACGAGCATTTCCGTTGA